A single region of the Bdellovibrio bacteriovorus genome encodes:
- a CDS encoding histone-like protein produces the protein MAEVLVVTSKVKKLIKEKGQMNTSAETIDVLSKAIEQLCLKGIESAKADGRKTVMARDIVIDHL, from the coding sequence ATGGCAGAAGTACTTGTTGTAACAAGCAAAGTAAAAAAACTTATCAAAGAAAAAGGTCAAATGAACACCTCTGCTGAGACTATTGATGTTCTTAGCAAAGCTATTGAGCAACTTTGCTTAAAAGGTATCGAAAGTGCTAAAGCTGATGGTCGTAAGACTGTTATGGCACGCGATATCGTGATCGATCACCTTTAA
- the murD gene encoding UDP-N-acetylmuramoyl-L-alanine--D-glutamate ligase yields MKEFIKNLKTPIAIVGMGKSGEAARRLLLDLGFSAQSVLTFDGKLPTADFNDPEALMSKAAPKTLVVSPGVPLTSAWIQKAQSEGVKITSEISLACACLEQEKLMGITGSVGKSTTVSLLGAGLEAFSKTGFVGGNLGIPFSQYAAEVIEGQRPRADWIVLELSSYQLENCENLSLDLSAITYFTSNHLERYDNLEHYYHTKWNIHSITKKAMLLNNEGGDLVEYSKKKGRDESVKVISKNDPAFKDLHLEKAQLIGQHNQDNLALASALALEAGWPREAIEGMKNFKGLVHRLENVGTFKGVRFINDSKATAMDSVLIASTAAHDTLANGGKLFLLLGGRDKNLPWQDLMPLKHFQSVEFVFFGECREIAQKKSLLPGSSYPQLGEALEHCFKKAKSSDTVLLSPGGTSLDEFKSFEDRGNFFKSKVAEFAKTSQLAES; encoded by the coding sequence ATGAAAGAATTTATCAAGAACCTCAAGACTCCAATTGCTATTGTCGGGATGGGTAAAAGTGGCGAGGCGGCTCGCCGACTTCTTTTAGATCTCGGATTTTCTGCTCAGTCCGTACTCACATTTGACGGAAAATTGCCGACAGCGGATTTTAACGATCCTGAAGCTTTGATGTCTAAAGCAGCACCGAAAACTTTGGTGGTCTCGCCGGGGGTTCCCCTTACTTCAGCCTGGATTCAAAAAGCGCAAAGTGAGGGAGTTAAGATCACCAGCGAAATTTCTTTGGCCTGCGCTTGTTTAGAGCAAGAAAAACTCATGGGCATCACGGGATCCGTAGGAAAAAGCACGACGGTATCACTTTTGGGTGCAGGTCTTGAGGCTTTTTCTAAAACCGGATTTGTTGGTGGGAACCTGGGAATTCCATTTTCTCAATATGCCGCGGAAGTCATCGAAGGACAAAGGCCTCGCGCAGACTGGATTGTCTTAGAGCTCTCTAGCTATCAGCTGGAAAATTGTGAAAACTTATCTTTGGATTTGTCGGCAATTACGTACTTTACCTCCAATCATCTAGAGCGTTACGACAATCTTGAACACTACTATCATACAAAGTGGAACATTCATTCCATCACAAAAAAAGCCATGCTCTTAAACAACGAAGGTGGCGACCTTGTCGAGTATTCGAAGAAAAAGGGTCGCGATGAAAGTGTGAAAGTCATTTCAAAGAATGATCCTGCGTTTAAAGATCTTCATTTGGAAAAAGCTCAGCTTATTGGACAACACAATCAAGATAACTTGGCTTTAGCCTCTGCATTGGCTCTTGAGGCCGGTTGGCCACGCGAAGCCATTGAAGGCATGAAAAACTTCAAAGGCCTTGTTCATCGTTTAGAAAACGTCGGAACATTTAAAGGCGTTCGTTTTATCAACGACAGCAAAGCCACGGCGATGGACAGTGTTCTGATCGCCAGTACAGCGGCGCATGACACTTTAGCAAATGGTGGGAAGTTATTTTTACTTTTGGGTGGAAGAGATAAAAACCTTCCGTGGCAAGATTTAATGCCGCTAAAACACTTTCAGTCCGTCGAGTTCGTGTTTTTTGGAGAATGCCGTGAGATCGCTCAGAAGAAATCTCTTTTACCCGGTTCGTCCTATCCGCAGTTGGGTGAAGCCTTAGAGCATTGTTTCAAAAAGGCAAAAAGTTCAGACACGGTTTTACTTAGCCCGGGTGGAACAAGTTTAGACGAATTTAAGTCTTTTGAAGATCGAGGAAATTTCTTTAAGTCGAAAGTCGCTGAGTTCGCTAAAACCAGTCAGTTAGCGGAAAGTTAA
- the ligA gene encoding NAD-dependent DNA ligase LigA, whose protein sequence is MSKKRHEELKKIISHHDYLYHVMDSPKISDYEYDQLFTELLALEKSEKNLDLSDSPSQRVGGSPLSAFEKAPHRLPMLSLANSYSPEDIFDFDERVKKFLNTDKAVEYLVEPKFDGLSMELIYENGQFVRALTRGDGTVGEDVTQGVRTIRSVPLKLSTKNPPALLEVRGEVLMFKQDFAKLNETQQENGQQTFANPRNAAAGSVRQLDSKITASRPLRFYAYALGAVDGVEFKTQLEIEEYFHEVGVPSLQNKEGLNLVRVCKGPEEVVEYYHHVEKVRPQLPFDIDGVVIKVNSLRLQDDLGLVARSPRWATAAKFKPEQAQTVIEDIIVQVGRTGALTPVAIMKPVKVGGVTVTNSTLHNQDEINRKDVRVGDTVIIQRAGDVIPEVVSVVAEKRPKNSKPFLIPSECPACGSETVKTEGEVVTRCVNPLCIAVVKESLKHFVARRAMNIDKVGDRLIETMVDHKLLAKFSDFYRLSKEDVLSLERQGDKSAENIIKSIENSKNPTLARFIFALGIRFVGEQTAKHLADHFVNIENFLKATEEELLQVPEIGPKVAKAIGDWTANKKLVNEVHDMLKLGVTIANPVRSAEGALSGMSFLITGTLPIKRDDAKDIIEKNGGKILGSVSSKLNYLVVGDDPGSKVEKAQSLGVKIISWEDLQKML, encoded by the coding sequence ATGTCTAAAAAGCGCCACGAAGAGCTCAAGAAAATCATCTCGCACCACGACTATCTTTATCACGTCATGGATAGCCCAAAAATCTCGGACTACGAGTACGACCAGCTGTTCACCGAGCTTTTAGCCCTGGAAAAAAGCGAAAAGAACTTAGACCTTTCCGATTCACCGTCTCAACGTGTGGGCGGAAGTCCTCTTAGCGCTTTTGAAAAAGCGCCGCACCGTCTTCCCATGCTTTCATTGGCTAATAGTTATTCTCCCGAAGACATCTTCGACTTCGATGAGCGCGTAAAAAAATTCCTTAATACCGATAAAGCCGTCGAATATCTTGTCGAACCCAAGTTCGACGGTCTTTCGATGGAGCTTATCTATGAAAACGGTCAGTTCGTACGCGCGCTTACTCGTGGCGATGGAACGGTGGGCGAGGATGTCACTCAAGGCGTTCGTACCATTCGCAGCGTTCCTCTTAAGCTGAGTACGAAAAATCCGCCAGCGCTTTTGGAGGTCCGTGGCGAAGTTTTAATGTTCAAACAGGACTTTGCAAAACTGAACGAGACCCAACAAGAAAACGGTCAGCAAACTTTTGCGAATCCTCGTAATGCAGCGGCTGGCTCGGTACGCCAATTAGATTCAAAAATCACGGCGTCTCGTCCTTTGCGTTTTTATGCTTATGCCTTGGGTGCTGTTGATGGCGTTGAATTTAAAACCCAATTAGAGATCGAAGAGTATTTTCACGAAGTAGGCGTTCCCTCATTACAAAATAAAGAGGGATTAAACCTAGTTCGAGTTTGCAAAGGGCCCGAGGAAGTCGTTGAGTATTACCATCACGTAGAAAAAGTCCGTCCGCAGCTTCCGTTTGATATTGATGGTGTAGTAATTAAGGTGAACTCTCTTCGTCTGCAAGATGACTTGGGTTTGGTCGCGCGAAGTCCACGATGGGCCACGGCTGCAAAGTTCAAACCTGAACAGGCGCAAACGGTTATTGAAGATATTATAGTCCAAGTGGGAAGGACGGGGGCCTTAACCCCGGTCGCGATCATGAAACCCGTTAAAGTGGGTGGCGTGACGGTGACCAATTCTACTTTGCACAATCAAGATGAAATCAATCGCAAAGACGTGCGCGTTGGTGACACAGTTATCATTCAGCGCGCGGGTGATGTGATTCCGGAAGTTGTTTCGGTGGTGGCAGAAAAGCGTCCTAAGAATAGCAAGCCCTTCTTAATTCCTTCTGAATGCCCGGCCTGTGGATCAGAAACCGTAAAAACTGAAGGCGAAGTAGTCACTCGTTGTGTGAATCCACTTTGTATTGCCGTGGTTAAAGAGTCGCTGAAACATTTCGTCGCTCGTCGCGCGATGAATATTGATAAAGTCGGCGATCGTCTGATTGAAACCATGGTGGATCACAAACTCCTAGCGAAGTTTTCAGATTTCTATCGCCTTTCAAAAGAAGATGTTCTGTCTTTAGAGCGACAAGGTGATAAGTCTGCAGAGAACATTATCAAAAGTATTGAGAACAGCAAAAACCCCACTTTGGCGAGATTTATTTTTGCTCTGGGCATTCGCTTCGTCGGAGAACAAACCGCGAAACATCTTGCCGATCATTTTGTGAATATAGAAAACTTCTTAAAGGCGACGGAAGAAGAGCTTTTACAAGTTCCTGAAATCGGTCCGAAGGTGGCAAAAGCTATCGGCGATTGGACCGCCAATAAAAAACTCGTCAACGAAGTTCATGACATGCTCAAGCTAGGCGTGACGATTGCAAATCCTGTTCGCTCGGCAGAAGGCGCTCTTTCGGGAATGAGTTTTCTAATTACGGGAACTTTGCCTATTAAGCGCGACGATGCCAAAGATATCATTGAAAAGAACGGCGGAAAAATTCTTGGCTCGGTCTCTTCAAAATTAAACTATCTTGTTGTGGGTGATGATCCCGGCTCAAAAGTTGAAAAAGCACAAAGCCTGGGAGTTAAAATCATTTCCTGGGAAGACTTGCAAAAGATGCTTTAA
- a CDS encoding metallophosphoesterase, producing the protein MPTSFSQPVPDFRSASFTAIISDLHLCEAEPVNIKFPLWKKFKTRQFFFDDVFENFLKHIEEKANGQPIELILNGDIFDFDSVLRLPDEPTYKVDWLERHRGLYPREERSRYKIEVILKDHAEFVRALREFILRGHRAIFVIGNHDLELHFPEVQEEIHKHLALPDHKRDQVRFVEWFYISNQDTLIEHGNQYDPYCMCEDPINPFVRGYNYISLKLPFGNLACRYISNGMGFFNPHVDTNYIMTLPEYIRFFFKYMLRAQPGLVITWFWGSVVTLLYAFFDRLSAPIRNPLKIEDRVSRIAEKANAEPRMVRELKELFVAPAASQPTLLARELWLDRAFIVFVAFFLIFQLMVFVRSVYEISFFWAFIPLFLLLPFFLFYSKSITSLVSGYKEPDDRVLSMASAITKAQRIVFGHTHHTRHEIIGSVEHLNSGCWSPAFLDVECTKPLDQKTFVWISPTEGGSRQAELLKFVDGKSELIANPGKTTSANN; encoded by the coding sequence TTGCCCACTTCTTTTTCGCAACCAGTTCCTGATTTCAGATCCGCTTCATTCACTGCTATCATCAGTGACTTGCATCTTTGCGAGGCAGAGCCGGTTAACATTAAGTTTCCGTTATGGAAGAAGTTTAAAACGCGGCAATTCTTTTTCGATGATGTTTTTGAAAACTTCTTGAAGCACATTGAAGAAAAGGCAAATGGTCAGCCCATCGAGTTGATTCTTAACGGCGACATTTTCGATTTTGACAGTGTTTTACGATTGCCTGATGAACCGACTTACAAAGTTGATTGGTTAGAACGTCATCGCGGTCTTTATCCTCGCGAGGAACGATCTCGTTATAAGATTGAAGTTATTTTAAAGGATCATGCGGAATTCGTACGGGCACTGCGTGAGTTCATTCTGCGTGGACATCGCGCGATCTTTGTTATTGGTAATCATGACCTTGAACTTCATTTTCCAGAAGTGCAGGAAGAGATTCATAAGCATTTAGCTTTGCCAGATCACAAACGCGATCAGGTTCGCTTCGTTGAATGGTTTTACATCAGCAACCAAGACACTCTGATTGAGCACGGCAATCAGTACGATCCGTACTGTATGTGTGAAGACCCGATCAACCCCTTTGTGCGCGGATACAATTACATCTCTTTGAAGCTGCCTTTTGGAAACTTGGCGTGTCGTTACATTTCCAACGGCATGGGATTTTTTAATCCTCACGTCGACACGAACTACATTATGACTTTGCCGGAATACATCCGCTTCTTTTTTAAATATATGCTGCGCGCTCAGCCGGGTTTGGTTATCACTTGGTTCTGGGGCTCGGTTGTAACTTTGCTTTATGCCTTCTTTGACCGACTTTCAGCGCCGATTCGCAATCCTTTAAAGATTGAGGACCGTGTGTCTCGAATTGCAGAAAAAGCGAACGCAGAGCCGCGTATGGTAAGGGAGCTTAAGGAACTTTTTGTCGCCCCAGCCGCCAGTCAGCCGACGTTGTTGGCCCGTGAACTTTGGTTGGACCGCGCGTTCATCGTCTTTGTCGCGTTCTTTTTAATTTTCCAACTGATGGTGTTTGTGCGCTCGGTTTATGAAATTTCTTTCTTCTGGGCCTTTATTCCGCTCTTTTTATTGCTGCCCTTCTTCCTTTTTTACAGCAAGTCGATCACCTCCTTAGTTTCGGGGTATAAAGAGCCAGATGATCGAGTCCTTTCCATGGCGAGTGCAATCACCAAAGCGCAGCGCATCGTCTTTGGACACACTCATCATACACGTCACGAAATTATTGGGTCGGTGGAACATTTGAATTCGGGATGCTGGTCGCCGGCGTTTTTGGACGTGGAGTGTACGAAACCTTTGGATCAAAAAACTTTCGTTTGGATTTCTCCAACCGAAGGGGGAAGCCGTCAGGCCGAGCTTCTGAAATTTGTGGATGGGAAATCGGAACTGATCGCGAACCCAGGCAAAACGACCTCGGCAAATAATTAG
- the gatA gene encoding Asp-tRNA(Asn)/Glu-tRNA(Gln) amidotransferase subunit GatA, translating into MDLTFASISDIAEAVQNKKVSAKEVAEHFAKRIATLDEKLNSFTTKNDQAIKDAEALDTRIAKGENVGPLAGVPFGIKEMFCTKGLKTTAGSKILENFVPPYDATVVARLKAAGIVVMGKLNQDEFAMGSSNETSFHGPTKNPWKLDCVPGGSSGGSAAAQAARLVAGTLGTDTGGSIRQPASFCGIVGVKPTYGRVSRYGIIAYASSLDQAGPMVSSVKDAALTMEVISGFDSFDSTTTQRPVPAWSKNLKSDVKGMKIGLMKEYMSGSLHPDVQKTVENSIETLKKMGAEIVEVSVPMSEFAVPVYYLIAASEASSNLARYDGVKYGHRAEFKNLSAVELETFYGKTRGEGFGKEVKRRIMLGTYCLSSGYYDAYYNKAGQVRRLIMNEYLEAFKKCDVILSPVTTAPAFKIGERISDPLTMYLNDIFTTSTNLAGLPGMSVPFGLSQENLPIGIQLTASHFEEQKMLDVAFALESASPVKGKNPHVI; encoded by the coding sequence ATGGATTTAACTTTTGCTTCAATCTCAGATATTGCCGAGGCCGTTCAAAATAAAAAAGTCAGTGCCAAAGAAGTAGCTGAGCACTTTGCCAAACGCATTGCCACGCTCGATGAAAAATTAAATTCTTTTACGACTAAGAATGATCAAGCCATCAAAGACGCAGAAGCCTTAGATACCCGCATTGCTAAAGGCGAAAATGTCGGTCCCTTGGCGGGCGTTCCCTTTGGAATAAAGGAAATGTTTTGTACAAAAGGTCTTAAGACGACGGCGGGATCTAAGATTCTTGAAAACTTTGTTCCTCCCTACGACGCGACCGTTGTAGCTCGCCTTAAAGCGGCTGGCATTGTTGTGATGGGTAAGCTGAATCAAGATGAGTTTGCGATGGGTTCGTCTAATGAAACTTCTTTCCATGGTCCGACAAAAAATCCTTGGAAACTTGATTGTGTTCCCGGGGGTTCTTCCGGAGGATCGGCGGCGGCCCAAGCCGCACGTTTGGTTGCAGGAACTCTAGGTACAGACACGGGGGGGTCCATTCGCCAACCCGCAAGTTTCTGTGGGATCGTGGGGGTAAAGCCTACGTATGGTCGTGTCAGTCGCTATGGAATAATCGCTTATGCATCTTCACTGGATCAAGCGGGCCCTATGGTCAGCTCCGTGAAAGATGCTGCCTTAACTATGGAAGTCATCTCTGGTTTTGATAGCTTTGATTCCACCACTACGCAAAGACCCGTCCCCGCGTGGAGTAAAAATCTGAAGTCGGATGTTAAAGGCATGAAGATTGGCTTGATGAAAGAGTACATGAGCGGCAGCTTGCATCCCGATGTGCAAAAGACCGTGGAAAACTCGATTGAGACGCTCAAAAAAATGGGTGCGGAAATTGTTGAAGTCTCAGTGCCTATGTCCGAATTCGCGGTGCCTGTTTATTACTTGATTGCGGCTAGTGAAGCCTCATCCAATCTTGCTCGTTATGATGGAGTGAAATATGGACATCGTGCTGAATTTAAAAATCTATCCGCAGTGGAGTTAGAAACTTTTTATGGAAAAACCCGCGGCGAAGGATTCGGAAAAGAAGTCAAACGTCGTATTATGTTAGGGACCTATTGTCTTTCGAGCGGCTATTACGATGCCTACTATAATAAAGCAGGTCAGGTTCGTCGCTTGATCATGAATGAATACTTAGAAGCTTTTAAAAAATGCGACGTGATTCTAAGTCCGGTGACAACGGCGCCCGCGTTTAAAATTGGCGAGCGTATTTCTGATCCGTTGACGATGTATTTAAACGATATTTTTACTACGTCAACCAACTTAGCCGGTCTTCCCGGAATGAGTGTGCCTTTCGGACTTTCGCAAGAAAATCTTCCTATTGGCATTCAACTGACGGCAAGTCACTTTGAAGAGCAAAAAATGTTGGACGTGGCATTTGCACTGGAAAGTGCTTCTCCGGTGAAAGGAAAAAATCCCCATGTCATATAG
- the gatC gene encoding Asp-tRNA(Asn)/Glu-tRNA(Gln) amidotransferase subunit GatC has translation MIDKKTIEHIAKLARLQVSDEEAQEYSTQLAKALGHFEQISKVNTAGIEPLVTPTEIESFWREDVVKQEFTAEEMTANAPAKAGNLFKVPPVV, from the coding sequence GTGATCGACAAGAAAACTATTGAACACATCGCAAAGCTTGCTCGTTTGCAAGTCAGTGACGAAGAAGCCCAAGAGTACAGCACCCAATTGGCCAAAGCCCTGGGTCATTTCGAGCAGATCTCAAAAGTCAATACAGCCGGGATTGAACCTTTGGTAACACCAACGGAAATCGAATCTTTTTGGCGCGAAGATGTGGTTAAGCAGGAATTTACCGCTGAAGAAATGACCGCTAATGCTCCGGCAAAAGCTGGAAACCTTTTTAAAGTTCCTCCGGTGGTTTAA